A window of the Alnus glutinosa chromosome 4, dhAlnGlut1.1, whole genome shotgun sequence genome harbors these coding sequences:
- the LOC133866200 gene encoding uncharacterized protein LOC133866200, translating into MGKDSARVVKHCDKCQRFSRVVNSHPEKFTAITSPWPFAKWGVDIVGPMPPGKSNRKFLVVAVDYFTKWAEAETMATVTTTNIISFLWRSIVCRFGIPHAFVTDNETQFDCKQFREWCSELQIRNYYSSVLRPKANGQVEATNKDPDENIEEEALAEERGLGRAKRDDAQVTWAAYQDQTTRYFNKTVNPRKFQVGDWVLRKVSLMTKDPTEGKFAPKWEGPYRVVKCQEKGAYHLKSETGKILSRAWNAEHLKKYFFYIKR; encoded by the exons ATGGGCAAGGACTCGGCTCGAGTCGTGAAACATTGCGACAAGTGCCAAAGATTCTCCAGGGTAGTAAATTCACACCCCGAGAAGTTCACCGCCATCACATCTCCTTGGCCctttgcgaaatggggggtagACATTGTCGGTCCAATGCCTCCGGGGAAGAGCAACAGGAAGTTTCTAGTTGTGGCTGTTGACTATTTCACCAAGTGGGCTGAGGCAGAAACAATGGCAACTGTTACCACCACAAACATAATCAGTTTCCTTTGGAGGTCGATTGTTTGTCGATTCGGAATACCGCACGCTTTTGTAACAGATAACGAGACACAATTTGATTGCAAACAGTTCCGAGAGTGGTGCTCCGAACTCCAGATCCGAAACTATTATTCTAGTGTCTTACGTCCTAAAGCAAATGGACAAGTGGAGGCAACAAATAAAGACCCTGATGAGAACAttgaagaagaagctctagCAGAAGAAAGGGGCCTGGGTAGA gcaaaaagAGATGATGCCCAGGTGACCTGGGCAGCCTATCAGGATCAAACGACTCGGTACTTCAACAAGACAGTAAACCCCAGGAAGTTCCAAGTCGGGGACTGGGTCCTCAGGAAAGTGAGCTTGATGACCAAAGATCCAACTGAAGGGAAGTTCGCACCAAAATGGGAAGGACCCTATCGAGTAGTGAAGTGTCAAGAAAAAGGGGCCTACCATTTGAAGTCCGAGACTGGGAAGATACTCTCGAGAGCGTGGAATGCCGAGCATTTGAAGAAGTACTTCTTCTATATAAAAAGGTAG
- the LOC133865812 gene encoding zinc finger BED domain-containing protein DAYSLEEPER: MNFGTGTVSGKAGNQMDWTANNTFKSFKDMEPKSMMDIAIIPNIEAIDIGLGSSEKANAITSAKPRKKTMTSVYLKFFETAPDGKSRRCKFCGQSYSIATATGNLGRHLSNRHPGYDKSGDVVSNPAPQPITAIRKSQPQGKAPQVDYDHLNWLLIKWLIVASLPPSTLEEKWLANSYKFLNPSIQLWPGEKYKAVFREVFRSMQEDVRASLEQVSSKVSITLDFWTSYEQIYYMSVTCQWIDENWSLQKVLLDICHIPHPCGDTEVYHSLVKVLKMYNIENRVLSCTHDNSQTAIHACHSLKEGLDGQKGGPFCYIPCAARTLNLIIDDGLRTTKPVISKIREFVLELNASSEMSDDFIQFTTAYQEGSWKTPLDASARWSGNYQMLDIVRKASKSMDAVIRKYEETLGNNRMLSSAEKNAVSIVHQYLEPFYKTTTNICTNKVPTIGLVLFFMDHISETIAVCRESRHSPDWLKNAAEDMAIKARNYNNQVCNIFTYMTAILDPRIKGELIPESLSSGNYLEEARTHFMRNYSTGHFASMTSAYSAPEIEDGGSVSFAEEIARKKRRVSMSTATDELTQYLSEPPAPIPTDVLEWWKVNSTRYPRLSLMARDFLTVQATSVAPEELFCSKGDEIDKQRICMPHETAQALLCIRSWTHGGIKLKFKSTEIDYERLMELAAAAAADNSNAASDKKQK, encoded by the exons ATGAATTTTGGG ACAGGAACAGTTAGTGGTAAGGCAGGGAACCAAATGGACTGGACTGCAAATAACACATTTAAATCTTTCAAAG ATATGGAACCCAAATCCATGATGGATATCGCAATCATTCCAAACATTGAAGCAATAGATATTGGATTGGGTTCTTCAGAAAAGGCAAATGCTATTACTTCCGCAAAACCGAGAAAGAAGACAATGACATCAGtttatctcaaattttttgaaacagCTCCTGATGGGAAAAGTAGGAGGTGCAAATTTTGTGGACAGAGCTATTCTATTGCGACTGCCACTG GCAATTTGGGAAGGCACCTGAGTAATCGGCATCCAGGATACGATAAGTCAGGGGATGTTGTCAGCAATCCAGCACCACAGCCCATAACTGCAATCAGGAAATCTCAACCTCAAGGGAAAGCTCCCCAGGTGGATTATGATCATCTAAATTGGTTGCTCATTAAGTGGCTCATTGTAGCTTCTCTCCCTCCTTCGACATTGGAAGAAAAGTGGTTGGCAAACTCCTATAAGTTTCTAAACCCATCAATACAACTCTGGCCAGGTGAGAAGTATAAAGCAGTATTTCGTGAAGTTTTCAGAAGCATGCAGGAAGATGTAAGAGCATCTTTGGAACAGGTTTCTTCAAAGGTCTCCATTACACTAGACTTCTGGACTTCCTATGAACAAATTTATTATATGAGTGTGACATGCCAGTGGATTGATGAGAACTGGTCTCTCCAAAAGGTTCTTCTTGATATCTGTCACATTCCTCACCCTTGTGGGGATACCGAGGTATATCACTCCCTGGTGAAGGTTCTTAAGAtgtataatattgaaaataGAGTCCTCTCCTGCACTCATGATAACAGTCAAACTGCCATCCATGCCTGCCATTCTTTGAAAGAGGGCTTGGATGGTCAGAAAGGAGGTCCTTTTTGTTACATCCCCTGTGCTGCTCGTACTTTGAACTTGATCATAGATGACGGATTGAGAACCACAAAACCAGTAATCTCTAAGATCCGGGAGTTTGTACTAGAATTAAATGCATCCTCAGAGATGTCGGATGATTTTATTCAGTTTACTACAGCATATCAAGAAGGTAGTTGGAAAACTCCACTGGATGCTTCAGCAAGGTGGAGTGGCAATTACCAGATGCTAGATATTGTGCGCAAG GCTAGCAAGTCTATGGATGCTGTTATCAGGAAGTATGAGGAGACGCTTGGCAATAATAGGATGCTGAGTTCCGCAGAGAAGAATGCAGTCAGTATCGTGCATCAATATTTAGAACCCTTTTACAAAACCACAACGAACATATGCACAAACAAGGTGCCCACAATTGGGCTGGTTCTATTCTTCATGGATCACATCTCCGAAACAATTGCTGTCTGCAGAGAATCCCGTCACAGCCCAGACTGGCTAAAGAATGCTGCCGAAGACATGGCCATAAAGGCCAGAAATTACAATAACCAGGTTTGCAATATATTTACATACATGACAGCAATTCTTGATCCTCGAATCAAGGGAGAGCTAATTCCTGAGAGTCTCAGCTCAGGAAATTATCTTGAGGAAGCAAGAACCCATTTCATGAGAAATTATTCTACCGGCCATTTTGCATCCATGACTAGTGCATACAGTGCTCCAGAGATTGAAGATGGAGGGAGTGTCTCTTTTGCAGAAGAAATTGCTCGAAAGAAACGAAGGGTGAGCATGAGTACCGCCACTGATGAACTCACACAGTATCTGTCAGAGCCTCCAGCTCCAATACCAACGGATGTTCTGGAGTGGTGGAAGGTCAATAGCACACGCTACCCACGACTTTCTCTGATGGCTCGAGATTTCTTGACTGTGCAGGCAACTTCTGTAGCACCTGAAGAGTTGTTCTGCAGCAAAGGTGATGAGATAGATAAGCAACGAATTTGTATGCCACATGAAACTGCGCAGGCGCTCCTTTGTATCAGGTCATGGACCCATGGAGGAATCAAGTTAAAGTTCAAGTCTACTGAGATAGACTATGAGAGATTGATGGAATTGGCAGCTGCAGCTGCAGCAGATAATAGTAATGCTGCTTCTgacaagaaacaaaaatga